In the genome of Salmo trutta chromosome 18, fSalTru1.1, whole genome shotgun sequence, one region contains:
- the LOC115153427 gene encoding collagen alpha-1(XXI) chain-like, whose product MDVNFFYTSPRGTQMLRTFHRVEKLFDGEWHKLALQVKGDKVKLLVDCEEVSVEPIDNPRPIIHQGYTSIVKRAVRDRSASVNLQQMDVSCDPEKAYSEDCCELSSVVSWMRLSAGSCSSLRDTYRTVCLLI is encoded by the exons ATGGACGTGAACTTCTTCTACACCAGTCCCCGTGGCACCCAGATGCTGCGCACATTCCACCGGGTGGAAAAGCTGTTCGACGGCGAGTGGCACAAGCTGGCGCTGCAGGTCAAGGGCGATAAGGTCAAGTTGCTGGTGGATTGCGAGGAGGTGAGCGTGGAGCCCATCGACAATCCCAGACCCATCATCCACCAAGGTTACACCTCCATTGTAAAGAGGGCTGTGAGAGACCGCTCTGCCTCA GTAAACCTCCAGCAGATGGATGTGTCCTGTGATCCAGAGAAGGCCTACTCAGAGGACTGCTGTGAGCTCTCCAGTGTGGTGAGTTGGATGCGACTGTCAGCGGGTTCATGTTCCTCACTGAGAGATACGTACAGGACAGTATGTCTTTTAATCTAG